The Astyanax mexicanus isolate ESR-SI-001 chromosome 4, AstMex3_surface, whole genome shotgun sequence genome segment AAGCCCTGAACATTGGGGCCAAGGCAGAAAAAAAGTTCCTTTATAACCTGTGAAGCCAAAAATGTCTTGACATTTCAGACAGACGGATTAGGCCAACCAGCAAAGTGTATGTAAAAGATCAGTTTCTAATTTAGGAGAAGGAGCTTGGTTTTTAAGCTCCTGACACGCTGAGAGCAAGTAGGAGTCAAGTCCATGAAGATGTGCTGAATAGTTTCAAAAGTATACTTGTGTTCTTTTGGAAACTCAATGTTCAATGAATAGAGCAGGCCAAAAAGGTAGGCAAACGCAGTAGGAAGGTCTGGTACATCTGTGAGAACAATGGCCTCTTCCAGCACAATGGCAATACTTGCGACAGTGGGCATCAAGGAaggtgcatcatcatcatcaagaaCAGTGAGGACACCCATCTTGACACCTTTGGTCTGCTCAGCCTCCGTTTCGGTTACCTGAAGAAAAGCAGAAATACTGTTGTCGAATAACCACCCAAAAACATAAGACTAACAgtctaacaacaataataatgatgataacatagagaaagggggggggggggggggggggggttcctcACAGGGTGCaccaagtccagtcgtgaaatttcactactagTGGGGCCAGAGGATGCAGGGGTGCATATTGCACAAATGTCACTGATTGCACTGCAATAGGTGAGGGACAACAATGGAAGGGAAGCCCCCTACTGTATTCGGTGGTCTGCTGGCTCAGTCAAATTAGTATTATGCTGTACAGCATTTAACGCAAGTTTTTTCTAACGGCAGAAAACAGTAGAATTGAATATATGAACAGAGAATTTTACCATAAATACAGTAACCATTTAATCTCACTCAGACACACGCAGTCTAATTCCACCTGTGGGAAAGCGCACACTACTCACCAGGCATGTTGGGAAAAGCTTCTTTGAATTCTCTCGTACAAATATGGGTAGACCTTCCAAAGCTGTTCTCTTTCGATGCAGTGCTAAATCAGACGTCTGtaaatcagaaagagagaaaacaaataaaactactAGACAAGCACTCAATAGGTGGACTCATTCCACTCACAATTTCCCACTCTAAATTATTTTGAATGTGACTGAATGTGCCACCATACAATGAACAGCGATTTTAAGCCTTTAGGTACTACATAATCCAGGATATTTTAGTTTGCCATTATTCCTTCCAAAACCAAATACAGCATACAACAGATAAGTGTACCTGTTCATCAAGCTTTTCAAAGAGGGTGTCCATGTCTTGACAGAAAGATCCCTTTCTTGCACGGTACAGTTTAAGCAGTTGAGGAGAGTACATATCCAAGGCTGCTCTAAAGGTCCCCAACAGATCCTTGGTTGTGACACGAAAGAACTCCTCACAAATCTGCAGAACataaaaccagcacaaacacaaaaacatttaaataataagaTTTTACAAGTTTGTACCTTTAATTATAAACACAGTTTCCCTGAAAAGGAATACTCCTTGATGACATGGAAAATGCTGTCTAAAACTAGGCTTATTCACTGGATGGAAAACTGACCCAATCAATTAGTAACAATTTAATCTACGTTAGGGATGTCAAGATAGCAGAATATCTTCCATGTGGATGATCTGTACAAATATCTGTAATATAACTTATTTTTCAATTCAAATTTGAcagtcaaaaaaataaattaattaaataaaggtaTTTTAAGACAAAACAAACGATGGAAACATCTTAAGCAATGATGGGATGGGGCCTATGCTAAATAAATTATGTTCTTTTAAAGTCATGAAATACATATTTAGAAGAAACCAATACTGTgccaaaaaaaatcctaaaaattaACTTCATGGTGGAAAATCCTCAAATACTTAGTTACATAAATAGCCTAGATataattaagaaaacaaaacattattataaaaacactgGAACGTAGTCATCAAAtatttaaaacactaaaacaaacttTTCGCTCAATTCATTCTTGACTTGAGAAGCACAAACACTactaaatattacaaataaaaaaatgccttaCTTGTTCTTCAAGAAATAAAGCAGGCCATCTTTCCTGTACTTCCAAGACCATGGGCTCAACCTCCACAATCTCTTTTCTCCTGAGGGAGAACGTGAGATCCATCTTCTGTCTGATGAGTTCCatgtctttctccttttttttcattgcatcCACTAGCACACATCTTTGGTCTTCTAGTGAATAATCATCAAAGTTTTCTGGATGATCAGGAACATGATTGACCTCTCCTCGCTTTGCTTTTTTCAGGGAAAACCTACGCCCATCAACATTTTCATCCCCTCCTCTTTTCTTATTTACTGAAACCTCATTACAGCCAGCCTGCCGTAGCTTTGATCGGTAGTTTCCGAGCTTGTACTTTATGCTTGTTGTCCAGCCATCATATCCTGTGCCGCAACCAGGCTCCTTAAGGCATGGATGTTTCCTGACAAGTTCCAAGGCAACAGATTCCATTTCATATTTCTCAGGGTAGGCTTTCAGGGCAAATATTTCTTGTGCCAGCTTGTCCAGGATTTCCATTTTCACGTCTCTTGTTACATTCAGACCTGTTCCAGTTTTCTCATGCACATCATTACCTTTACGAAGCTTTAACTCAACATCATATGAGAAAGCAGGGATTGGAAATGGACACGGCCACTTCGAAATGTTGCGCAGATAGGTCTGAGTAACAATAGATGTGCTGTGGGAGGAGGCAGGTGAACTAATGCTAGCAGTATCAAGAGAAGAGATGGAGGAGACCGAGGGCGTTTGTGAGTGTGCTGGGGATGGTGTTTCTTCATTATTCCAAACAATGTGCAAAACAGCCCTTTCTGCAGGTAACTCTGCAATGTCCATTAAGTTACAAAGGGCTTCACCAAAATCTGGGTCTTCATACTGTACAGAGAATTCACCTTCCAGTGCAAATCTTTCTCGTAATTCTTCCTGCAGTTGCTCCACAGATTCAGGAGTCTTGGTCAACTTGATTTTCCGGATGAGCTTTGGGTTTATGTGAACTCGCAATAACAAAgcctgtgggaaaaaaaaaaaaaaaaaaaaaactgtgcagggCAGATTTGTGCAGGATTTAAGTAATCATGGGCAAACAACATACAATCTTGAAGGCTAAAATATAATCAAGTTCAATCAAGtatcatataaaaaataagaaaaaaaaggccaaagataaaataaaaatccacattTGAAGTATTCCCAGCATAAAAAAGGGTGTATTAAAAACAATACTGTGTCTGAACCCCTTACACCAGTGCATCACACCACCACGCCAGTGTTGCTGCAATTCTGCGaataacacactacacacaatacctgctctgtggtggtcctgcagGGTCCTGATCATTGGAAAAACACGTTGAAACAAGGCTaacaaaatatgcagagaaacagatacaggactacagactATAATTAGCTGAAAAATAACTAAAAGATTACAAGGTGGTTATAATGGCTTATCAGTACAGAACAAAAATATACTggacacatacatatatacactataatatcaaaagtatttgctcacacATCCAAATAACTGAACCCATGTTCCAATCAGTTCCATGGGCACAGATGTATAAAAACAatcacctaggcatgcagactgcttctataaACAGTGAAAAACCATTCTACTGAACGAACGGGTCACTGTCAGGAGCTCAATGAATTCCAGTGTGGTATCATGATGTGATgtccatcactacacacctcaaacttgtagcttcagattagatcaagaagaGAAGCGTAGCGAGACTTATGGAATGGAGAGTTTATATGGCGAGCAGCCCCATCCAAGCAGGCCtgcagatacttttggcaatatagtgtaaaagtatagaataaaacagtagTTTACTTATAAGTTTTTATACtcattatataattgttttttattctttagaaaatatttttatttagagcattaatttgcttATGAGAATTGGTCAAATGAACAAAaacgatgcagtgctttcagtcctcaaataatgaaaataacaATGCAAAgaagttaatattaatttagaaataaCAATACTAATGTGTTAAgggttcagaaaccaatatttagtgaaaaaaaaaaacacgaattttaatcacagatttcaaatttcattctgcaaataaatgctcttaatgaaaatattttaatttggaatttaggagaaatctATATTAATAAAACTAAACACAACGTAATAGTACTATTATATTAAACAACACACATTAAAGGCCAAGTTAAAGATTCATTCTGAAGTCATGTACATCAACAGTACTTACCATTATCAATGCAACAGGCACGTCCTGGGGGACACCATCAACTTCCCTGCTACTTGGTATGCAGCCAGTGGGTGGTAATCATTCAAGGCCTCTGGGTCCAGGATTTCTATGTCTGTGTAGCTGCTTTCAATAAGCTGATAAGACCTGTAATGTTCCATAAACCAAGAAGAGAACTTTGTAGCAACAAAGGACACCTTTGCAAAGTTCACCAATATGTTCTGTATCTTGTAGAAGTCTGGCAGTCCACTGCATTGCCCAGAAGAAATTACCATGCCTTTTACATACTGGGTCCCATACAAACAAACATCTTTGGCAAAGGACACAGTTTCTTCAGTTGGATATTTCTTTTTGATCACTTCCCTCAGTTTTTCTTCTAAGGATGAAATTTTGATTGTGTTGACATTTCCAACATACAGTTTTGATTTGAACAGACTCTGGCCATCAAGGTGGTATGCCATCATTTGTTGATGTTTAGAAGATAGTGTAAGAAGCACATTTTTGAAACTGAGAGCATTATGCACCACTTGTTTAAAGAAGTTATGCTTCGATTCAAACCGAATGGTCCACAAGTCCACTAGAGGTCCAAAGCAGCGTACAAGATGTGCATAATGTTCAATAAAGTGATGTTTTGGACGCAACTTAAAGTCAGGAAAGGTATCAAGAAGCAACTTTCGATGGTCAGATATTTTACTCTCCAAGTAGCAGAGTATTTCCTCTGAGAGTGTGGTAGAGACAGCAATCTCAACTATCTCTTTAAGGTCCATTAATATTTCCCATGAGGGCTCCTGTTCTGGAATAGTGCTCCCAATCATAAGAGGAATTAAACGTAAGAGTGTCCAATTTTCATGTCCATTGCCACTGATTCGTCCCAATCCAAAGCTGGCTTTTGTAATTTGTTGTGGCTTGCTAACCTTATCAGAAAATTTGTAAGGAAACAATTTTATTCGGCTATTTAGTCCATCAAATGTAATGAATCCTTTCCGAATTAATTCCTTCAGACACAAACATAATTCAACTGGAATTACCCCTTCAAACAAGTCGTGTAAAATATCTGGAGGAAACCCAGTCACTGCATGGAAGTATGCCAAATGTTTGCTGAGGACACAAGCCCTTTTTACACCACTCACACTTTGTTTGTTGGTAGAATCAATTTCCTCCACACAGGTGTTGTGCTGCTCTTCAGTTCTTAATTGAAAATCCCTTGGCTCAACGGTGGCAATTTCGTCTCGACTAACACAACAAAATCTGCAAAAATGTTCAACATTAAAAGATTCGTGAAAGCCTGCAAGACTGTGGGCCCCAAGATTATCGGCACAGACACAAAACACTGTTCCCTTTACAAACTTATCTAGAACCTCAACAAACACCCCTACTGTCTCCAGAGACTTTATATCCTTAATGAGTGGATAAAGAAATGCATCATACCCAAACTGTTTAACATCAACACTCTTTCCAAGAGCAGCCAACTGAATTAAAGGGAGAGTAGAGCGAAGCTTGGCTGGTAGGTTGAGCACAACCCAATAGACTGCTGTAATCTTATGAATTTTTCTAGATGTCCCCAAAGGATTGCATACTTCAAAGTCATCAATG includes the following:
- the LOC107197819 gene encoding uncharacterized protein LOC107197819 is translated as MALLLRVHINPKLIRKIKLTKTPESVEQLQEELRERFALEGEFSVQYEDPDFGEALCNLMDIAELPAERAVLHIVWNNEETPSPAHSQTPSVSSISSLDTASISSPASSHSTSIVTQTYLRNISKWPCPFPIPAFSYDVELKLRKGNDVHEKTGTGLNVTRDVKMEILDKLAQEIFALKAYPEKYEMESVALELVRKHPCLKEPGCGTGYDGWTTSIKYKLGNYRSKLRQAGCNEVSVNKKRGGDENVDGRRFSLKKAKRGEVNHVPDHPENFDDYSLEDQRCVLVDAMKKKEKDMELIRQKMDLTFSLRRKEIVEVEPMVLEVQERWPALFLEEQICEEFFRVTTKDLLGTFRAALDMYSPQLLKLYRARKGSFCQDMDTLFEKLDEQTSDLALHRKRTALEGLPIFVRENSKKLFPTCLVTETEAEQTKGVKMGVLTVLDDDDAPSLMPTVASIAIVLEEAIVLTDVPDLPTAFAYLFGLLYSLNIEFPKEHKYTFETIQHIFMDLTPTCSQRVRSLKTKLLLLN